A stretch of the Papaver somniferum cultivar HN1 chromosome 6, ASM357369v1, whole genome shotgun sequence genome encodes the following:
- the LOC113288098 gene encoding inositol monophosphatase 3-like: protein MGENDSLDQFLSVAIEAAKRAGEIIRKGFHEKKNVEHKGQVDLVTETDKACEELIFNHLKQHFPEHKFIGEETDAANGTTELTDEPTWIIDPLDGTTNFVHGFPFVCVSIGLTIGKVPTVGVVYNPIINELFTGVSGKGAFLNGTPIKVSSQTELVKSLLATEVGTKRDKSTVDATTNKINSLLSKVRSFRMSGSCALNLCGIACGRLDLFYELGFGGPWDVAGGAVIVQEAGGVVFDPSGNEFNITSQRVAASNPHVKDAFVQALKEASK from the exons ATGGGAGAAAATG ATTCACTTGATCAATTCCTTTCAGTTGCCATTGAAGCAGCTAAAAGAGCTGGAGAG ATAATCCGCAAAGGATTTCACGAGAAGAAGAATGTTGAACACAAAGGCCAG GTTGATTTGGTTACAGAAACTGATAAGGCATGTGAGGAGCTTATTTTCAATCATCTTAAACAACATTTCCCAGAACACAAG TTCATTGGAGAAGAGACTGATGCTGCTAATGGTACTACCGAGCTTACTGATGAACCAACATGGATTATTGATCCACTTGATGGAACGACTAATTTTGTTCACgg GTTCCCTTTTGTCTGTGTGTCGATTGGTCTTACAATTGGAAAGGTTCCTACTGTTGGGGTCGTTTACAATCCAATCATCAATGAA CTTTTCACTGGGGTAAGTGGAAAAGGTGCATTCCTGAATGGCACTCCTATCAAAG TTTCTTCTCAAACTGAATTGGTGAAGTCCCTTCTTGCAACTGAG GTTGGAACCAAGCGTGACAAGTCTACTGTGGatgcaactacaaataaaattAACAGTTTACTGTCCAAA GTGAGATCCTTTCGAATGAGTGGATCCTGTGCACTAAACCTGTGCGGAATTGCATGTGGGAGGCTTGATCTCTTTTATGAACTCGGATTTGGCGGTCCATG GGATGTAGCTGGTGGAGCTGTGATTGTTCAAGAAGCCGGAGGTGTTGTGTTTGATCC ATCTGGAAATGAGTTCAACATAACATCTCAAAGAGTTGCAGCATCGAACCCTCACGTCAAGGACGCCTTTGTTCAAGCCCTAAAAGAAGCCAGCAAATGA
- the LOC113288099 gene encoding 40S ribosomal protein S8-like, translated as MGISRDSMHKRRATGGKKKAWRKKRKYELGRQPANTKLSSNKTVRRVRVRGGNVKWRALRLDTGNYSWGSETVTRKSRILDVVYNASNNELVRTQTLVKGAIVQVDAAPFKQWYLQHYGLDIGRKKKNTSAKKEGEEAEAVAEEAKKSNHLLRKIESRQDDQKLDSHIEEQFSGGRLLACISSRPGQCGRADGYILEGKELEFYQKKLQKKKGKGAA; from the exons ATGG GTATCTCTCGTGATTCTATGCACAAGAGACGTGCAACTGGAGGAAAAAAGAAGGCTTGGAGGAAGAAGCGAAA GTACGAGCTCGGAAGACAGCCTGCAAATACCAAACTTTCGAGCAACAAAACTGTTCGAAGAGTTAGGGTTCGTGGAGGTAATGTGAAATGGAGAGCTCTTAGACTCGATACAGGAAATTACTCATGGGGAAGTGAGACTGTAACCAGGAAATCTCGTATTCTTGATGTCGTTTACAACGCATCTAACAACGAGTTGGTTAGGACTCAGACTTTGGTTAAGGGTGCTATTGTTCAAGTTGATGCTGCTCCATTTAAGCAATGGTATCTTCAACATTATGGTCTTGATATTGGACGTAAGAAGAAGAACACCTCTGCCAAGAAAGAAGGAGAG GAGGCTGAGGCTGTAGCTGAGGAAGCAAAGAAGAGCAACCATCTCCTGAGGAAAATTGAGAGTCGTCAAGACGATCAAAAGCTTGACTCACATATTGAAGAGCAATTCAGTGGTGGACGATTATTGGCTTGTATCTCATCTCGCCCTGGGCAGTGTGGTCGTGCTGATGG GTACATTCTGGAAGGCAAAGAACTTGAGTTCTACCAGAAGAAGCTCCAGAAGAAGAAGGGCAAAGGAGCTGCTTAG